The following are from one region of the Paenalkalicoccus suaedae genome:
- a CDS encoding DEAD/DEAH box helicase: MTITFEDFAISANLKKAIKDIGFEAPSPIQEKVIPVILDSNDLIGQAQTGTGKTAAFGIPTIEKVSSKSKSVQALILTPTRELAIQVAAELQRLSKFNKVQTLPVYGGQSIGHQIKALKRGVQIVVGTPGRILDHIERKTLKLDQLKMLVLDEADEMLDMGFVEDIEKILQKANPERQTLLFSATMPPAIRKLSNKYMTEPKQVTIAKGDVSAPSIEQVYYKVLDKNKQDSLCRVIDSEDINLGIIFCRTKKGVAELTEALQARGYQADGLHGDLTQSQRDQVMRKFRKSAIEFLIATDVAARGIDVNDVSHVINYDIPQDPESYVHRIGRTGRAGREGIAMTLVTPREMKHLRSIESEIKKKVPSRNLPSIEEVVEKQQKVWKTQIEKNIDVNDKLDSVYDELVTDLLNEYSAEKIVSSLLRIAFYSHEDEKKEKHDFGETGAQSGMTRFFINVGKNVNLTPKRLSEDVAKIIGINPKSVGRIDIFDSFTFMEVPEEVAPFVYEGLKHARVAGAKINLEPAKPRGKRR, from the coding sequence ATGACAATTACGTTTGAAGATTTCGCGATTTCCGCGAATTTGAAAAAAGCAATTAAAGATATCGGATTTGAGGCGCCGTCGCCAATTCAAGAGAAAGTTATTCCTGTAATTTTAGATTCTAACGATCTAATCGGTCAGGCTCAAACAGGAACTGGTAAAACTGCAGCCTTCGGAATCCCAACGATTGAAAAAGTATCGTCAAAATCCAAGAGTGTGCAAGCTCTTATTTTAACGCCAACACGAGAGCTAGCTATCCAAGTAGCAGCTGAGTTACAGCGTTTATCTAAATTTAACAAAGTACAAACATTACCTGTATATGGTGGACAATCAATTGGACATCAAATCAAAGCATTAAAGCGCGGCGTTCAAATCGTTGTTGGTACGCCAGGACGTATCCTCGACCACATCGAGCGAAAAACGCTAAAGCTTGATCAGCTTAAAATGCTTGTTTTAGATGAAGCTGATGAGATGCTAGACATGGGCTTTGTGGAAGATATCGAAAAAATTCTTCAAAAAGCAAACCCAGAGCGTCAAACACTTTTATTCTCAGCTACAATGCCACCGGCAATCCGTAAGCTGTCTAATAAATATATGACAGAGCCTAAGCAAGTAACAATTGCTAAAGGTGATGTTTCAGCTCCTTCTATCGAGCAGGTTTACTACAAAGTATTAGATAAAAACAAGCAAGACTCTCTATGTCGTGTAATCGACAGTGAAGATATCAATTTAGGTATTATTTTCTGTCGTACGAAAAAAGGAGTGGCGGAGCTTACGGAAGCCCTTCAAGCACGCGGCTACCAAGCTGATGGTTTACACGGAGACTTAACTCAGTCACAGCGTGACCAAGTTATGCGTAAATTCCGTAAGTCTGCAATTGAGTTCTTAATTGCAACAGACGTAGCAGCTCGTGGAATCGATGTTAATGACGTAAGTCACGTTATCAACTACGACATCCCTCAAGATCCTGAAAGCTACGTTCACCGAATTGGACGTACAGGACGTGCTGGACGCGAAGGTATCGCAATGACGCTTGTAACTCCAAGAGAAATGAAGCACCTTCGTTCTATCGAGTCTGAAATCAAGAAGAAAGTACCTTCACGTAACCTTCCTTCTATTGAAGAGGTTGTAGAAAAGCAACAGAAAGTTTGGAAGACGCAAATTGAGAAAAATATCGATGTAAACGATAAACTTGATAGTGTCTACGATGAGCTTGTGACGGACTTACTAAACGAATACTCTGCTGAAAAAATTGTTTCTTCCCTTCTTCGTATTGCGTTCTATAGCCATGAAGATGAGAAGAAAGAAAAGCATGATTTCGGTGAAACAGGCGCTCAAAGCGGAATGACTCGCTTCTTTATCAATGTAGGTAAAAATGTGAACTTAACACCTAAAAGACTTTCTGAAGACGTTGCTAAAATTATCGGCATTAATCCGAAGTCAGTTGGACGTATCGATATCTTCGATAGCTTTACGTTTATGGAAGTTCCTGAAGAAGTGGCTCCATTCGTCTATGAAGGCCTTAAACACGCTCGTGTTGCAGGAGCTAAAATTAATCTTGAACCAGCTAAGCCACGTGGGAAGAGAAGATAA
- the recA gene encoding recombinase RecA gives MSDRKQALDMALKQIEKQFGKGSIMKLGERAEQRVSTISSGTLALDIALGVGGYPRGRVIEIYGPESSGKTTVALHAIAEVQRNGGQAAFIDAEHALDPVYAQKLGVNIDELLLSQPDTGEQALEIAEALVRSGAVDIIVVDSVAALVPKAEIEGEMGDSHVGLQARLMSQALRKLSGAVSKSKTIAMFINQIREKVGVMFGNPETTPGGRALKFYSSVRLEVRRAETLKQGNDMIGNKTKIKVVKNKVAPPFRVAEVDIMYGEGISREGSLVDIATELDIIQKSGAWYSYNEERMGQGRENAKTFLKENEDILNDIERRTREHYGLLEPIDVPAADAVEDSDDDLLDLK, from the coding sequence ATGTCAGATCGTAAACAAGCACTAGATATGGCGTTAAAGCAAATTGAGAAACAATTTGGTAAAGGCTCTATTATGAAATTAGGAGAGCGAGCGGAACAGCGCGTATCTACTATTTCATCAGGAACACTAGCTCTAGATATTGCTCTTGGAGTAGGTGGATATCCACGAGGTCGTGTCATTGAGATCTATGGACCTGAATCATCTGGTAAAACAACCGTAGCCCTTCATGCTATTGCAGAAGTACAGCGTAACGGTGGTCAGGCAGCATTTATTGACGCCGAGCACGCACTAGATCCTGTATATGCGCAAAAGCTAGGTGTTAATATTGATGAATTGCTTCTTTCGCAACCTGATACAGGGGAGCAAGCACTTGAGATCGCAGAAGCACTTGTACGAAGTGGTGCAGTAGATATTATTGTTGTTGACTCTGTAGCTGCACTTGTACCAAAAGCGGAGATTGAAGGCGAAATGGGTGACAGCCACGTAGGTTTACAAGCACGTCTTATGTCCCAAGCCCTTAGAAAGCTATCTGGTGCCGTTAGTAAATCTAAAACGATTGCGATGTTTATTAACCAGATCCGTGAGAAAGTCGGCGTTATGTTCGGTAACCCGGAAACGACTCCTGGTGGACGAGCGCTTAAATTCTATTCGTCTGTGCGTCTAGAAGTTCGTCGTGCTGAAACATTAAAGCAAGGAAATGACATGATCGGTAACAAAACGAAAATTAAAGTTGTTAAAAATAAAGTAGCGCCTCCATTCCGTGTTGCAGAAGTGGATATCATGTACGGAGAAGGTATTTCTCGTGAAGGTTCTTTAGTGGATATCGCAACGGAGCTTGATATTATCCAAAAGAGCGGTGCATGGTACTCATACAATGAAGAGCGTATGGGTCAAGGTCGTGAAAATGCGAAGACATTCCTAAAAGAGAATGAGGATATTTTAAATGATATCGAGCGACGTACGCGTGAACATTACGGTCTTTTAGAGCCTATAGATGTTCCAGCTGCTGATGCTGTTGAAGATAGCGACGATGATCTTTTAGATTTAAAGTAA